The Lycium barbarum isolate Lr01 chromosome 4, ASM1917538v2, whole genome shotgun sequence nucleotide sequence TGCTATTGAATTTGAAACCATTTTCAACAATGTTGCAATCATAAAGGACAGTATTCCTATTTCATCCAAAAGAAGGTTTTACATTAGACAAATTACAACAACTTATCCAAATGACGCATTACATTACATTAATCCAAACAAAGACATATAAAATCACTTCATGATAGGATTTTTCGAGTTACACCAAAAACATAAATACTAGTCCGGTAAGGGCAATCACTTCATCATTGGAGCTGTAATGACACCCACGAAAAGTGCCAATGAAACCATAATTATCATCCGCATCTTTGTTACTTTGTCTTCCAAGTTGACACTTTAATCACTTGAGAATGGCTTATAGCCTCCAATTTAGCTACTTCTTTCCTCAAATTGTCCATTTCAACCTTAACAGCATCCAATGCAGAACTAACTCTCTGACTTCAGTCAATGGAGTATCTGAAAATACTTCATCTTCCCATTTTCAATAACCACACTgtccaaaaaaaattaaattaaattaacacCTAAATAATGCACTTTACCAATCAAAATATGAATAACAACAGTAACTAACCATTGGCATAGGACGCCTAAAGAACTTCCTTCCAGGGTTTGAATGAGTTTTTGAAGTTAAGTGGCTAGCTATCAAACCATAATGGCACTTCAACTGCGACGAGGAGCTATTTTCCAACATTTTTCAAGACACAAACAATGGAAAAGAGGAGAGAAGAACAAAAGAGAGGAACAAAACCCTAGCttatggtgaagaagaaggcaaCGTTTGGTATCGTAAATAAAGGAAAAGGAGTCATTTAATTAAATTGCTGACATGACCTCTTATGTGGCATTTTAATGGGACAGGGTGTACAAGCCTGGGCCAAGCCATTGGCCACGGTGGACAGGCATCAGAAATAGGGGCAAATATTGCAACTATTGTAACCGTAGGGGCATAAGTGGGCTGATAGTATAACAGGGGGTAAatatgaactatttcccaaagtagagggctAAATCAGGCCATTTTGCCTTTCTAAAATGTTTCTCTCTCTTTTCATTTTGGCAAAATTAAGGGCCTATTTGGAAAGACACACAGGTAagtggaattgggtgtaattggctgtaattacacagtttggcctatttgtttgataaaaaaattacacagttaggtgggaattgagtgtaattgagagggtgtaattacacgcTCCAATTCTTAAggggggtaaatatgaacttTAAATTCTGCTTTCCAGATGAGAAAATCTTCAAGGTCAAAAGTCAAAACTTATTAAACTTGAAATTTTGCTCATAGTGAAAGTGAGGTCAAAAGCGACCACTCACGTTCATGGTCATTCTTGTGAATCACCTAATTTTTGGGTAAACATTAAGATTTTGTCCGTATTTTTTAAAATCGAACAAATATAGCCCTTGAGAAGTTATCCTTTTGGATAACTTTAGACTCGAATATAATATTTGCTCATATATTGTTCAACCTTATCGATAAAACATTGGACTATAGTCTGACAATCTAACGTTTGTAATAACTTTTAATTTTTTATGGACCAATGCTTTCTCATATGATTTTTAGTTTGATCAAATGAATCTCGAGAAATACGCACAAACTGATctccgaaaaaagaaaaaaagacgtTTTACACATTTGATCCCTCAGTCATAAAATAATTACAACCACTAGTcaatatacaaaaaaatatacatTAATTATGTATAagatgtgtgtatgtgtgtgtacatatattatattataattaatattaaaaaaattacttACTGTTATTTTGATGGATGACTATAtagtgtattttttttaaaaaaaattactttcaaGTAGCACAATGACTAAATCACTGTTATTaccaaattgatatgactaaatcACTGTCATTACCAAATTGAAATGACTGAATCACTGTCATTACCAAATTGAAATGACTAAATCACTGTTATTACCAAATTGAGATATTATGGGAGTTAATAGGTGGGTGGGTCGTCTAATAAATCAATACAATCCAATCTTGCCTACATACTCATTCCAATTCCCAGTTCATTTTCTTCCATACTGGTACACATACACATTAAAGTTCAAGCCACCTGTCAATCTCCTTGTTCAATGTAATGATACTAAATCCAATTTCTTAAAactatattcatataacttgtcccACACTTCACTTTCACCCAACAATTTAAAGAGAAGAATTAAAAGAGCTTCTCTTTGAGTATCTACTCCATTCATATTTTTAAGTATACCATTACAAGAAATTTCCACTTCAATAGAACTCTCTCTTGTTTTCTTTAATTTATTTTCTGCATTGATCATCAGTGATGAAATTGTTTTGACATGGCTCTGAATATTTTATTAAATATAAGATGTTTTGGTTCACAACTTGGTGTGACTGAATCTATAAGTAGTAAACATTGTGGAGTTGGTTGTCATGGTGGCAAAAATGGTGTTTTGGGGGGTCTATTTGCCAATTTTAAAGTAAGGTCAGTTGAAGATGAAAGTACATCAAATTCTGATTCAGAGATGCAAAGGCCAGTTGATCAAACAGAAACTAAGTTGGATAAGAAATTTCCAAAGGACTTGAGCTCTTTACCAAGTGAGTTTTTAAATTTTTGTTGAATGTCAATGCATGGTGCGCTCCCTAATAAACTGGACTTCGTACCCTGAGGCTTGAACCCGAGACCTCTGATTAAGGATTTAGGAGTACTTACCGCCCACCACAATCTTTATTGGTTGATATAATGTTAATTTCCTTCTTATGTTAAAGATATGGTTACAAAGCTTACAAGTTTGTTTCTCTCAAAGGTACGCTGACTTCATggaattaaaatttgtcattaaGAAAACTTAATCAAATTAGAACGATCGATGTCAATTAAAATTCAGTAAAAGGGCAGTCCGGTGCACGAAATATCCGGCATTTATGCAGGGTCCGAGGAAGGGCCGCATCCCCAGGAATGATGCAGACAGCCTACACTGACGCAAGCATCAATGGTTGATCCAGCGACTCGAAcctgtgacctataggtcacacgcAGACGACTTTATCGTTGTTCCAAGATTCCCTTCTTATTTGATATCCAATAATTTCTCTAAAAGAGGTGTTTTAATTTTGTTTACTAAATTGCAATCTTAGTTAGATGGTGGTTGAATAATGATTTATATTGGAGTAGTTGTCGAGAGGACAGTCATCAAGATCATTTGTCTGGTTTAAGTGTGTTGATCATCTTATCTTAAATTTAAGCTATCAGAGAGagcatatttttatttatttatatgtctTCAACACGGACCTCCCATTGTGTATCTTATAATTGTTTTCTTTTTCACTTCATTTATCTTTGCATATTTAGCCTTCTCTGACAACTTAATCGACCAAATGTTGAATTCTCTCAAATTTTACTTAATACAGGACCATTATCTATTACGGAGGCTTCGAGTGATGGTTCAAAGGTGCGGATATCCTTTAAGGTATTCTTCAATTAAGTTCATGACAGCTGagagcaggggcggagctaggtaggctccaggggttcatccgaaccccctcggcgaaaaattacagtgtatatacaagatttttttattttttttatgtatatatagtagatgttgaacccccttggtttcttcgtgtatttacttcttcatatttttgaacccctaAGGTGAAAATCCTGACTCCACTACTGGCTGAGAGATGGTTAGTGCCACCTAGAGACAGAGCCAGGATTTGAAACTTATGGGTTCgcgattctattttttttttttttttaaagttagcaGGTTCTAGATTTAGTTTGtacatattcaatgaattttcttaaaataaatactACAAGATTTGGACCAAATTAAACCTACTGGTTTTGGCCGAACCCGTAAGCTATACTCCAAACTGTGCCCCTGGTTAGTGCCTAGAAAGTTGATGAAATGCAAAACTAGAAAAGGAATTTGAATCTTGAATCTGATGGAATATTCATTTGGTTAATGCAGGGGGTTCCAGGGGCATACAGTGAGGAAGCAGCCTTAAAAGCATATCCTCAATGTGAGACGGTTCCTTGTGATGAATTTGAAGATGCATTCAAGGTCAAGTTTAATGTACCAAAGAAATCAAATTGCTCATATGCATCAATGTTAATTTACTCAGTAGTCTACCAATTGCCAAGGGTTAAaaactatgttgctcggactcttcaaaaatgtagACGGATTGGCGGATacatgtcggatcctccaaaagtagtgcgtTTTTTGAGGATCCGACACGAGTGCGGCatcatttttgaagagtccgagtaataTTGGTTGAAACTGTACTTTTGGTCCTTCAAATGTTTTCATTCCTCCTTCTTGTCTTAATTCACTCTTTGTCCCAATTCACTAAATCTCTTTTCCCCCTGTTCCATTTCCATTTAGTCTTTGGTTAATATGATGTGAAGTTCAAAAAGAAATTGTATAAATATTTTATGTAGGAAAGACATTTACTAAATCAATTTGCAGTGTATTTGTGGTGGCATGACACCTTTTGACAAAGTAATTTTTCACCCATGTGCCTTATGAAACGatatgtaacaaccatccaaacaagctatTATTCTAAGAGCTACACAGGGTGAAGCTACATAAGTTGTCTTTCTCAATTCAGACAGCTTCAACAATAAATTTTCAAGCATCAAGTAAATGATGACAAAATTAATCATTTCATTTGTTTTGACTTGATAATACAAGCAGGATTGTCCCGATTGTTGGTTGAAAATTTAAGTTGAATTCTGATATCTCCATCCAAATTAGAACTATTTTCTCATTTCTGTTGTCTTTCTTGGTTATATTTCTTCAGGCTGTTGAACAGTTGCTGGCTGAAAAAGCCGTTCTTCCTATTGAGAATTCTCTAAGCGGTAGTATTCACTGGAACTATGATTTACTCCTTCGTCACAGGCTGCATATTGTTGGTGAGGTTCAGCTGGCTGTTAATTTCTGCCTTCTAGCCCTTCCCGGTGTTAGGATGGAGCATGTCAAACGTGTTCTGAGCCATCCGCAGGTCATCTATCAATCgaataaatttaattttttcatatttttgcCTCTGTTTCATCTttctctagttttttttttttttgggtgctgGGCTGGGAGGAGGGGTTGGAATATTGGACACAAAAATAAGAAGAAACCATGTATAGTAAAATAATTGTTTAGGGCCTGTTGGTTTAGCTGATCATAGATAGCTACTAAGTTTTAAGTGCTGAAACTGATTTTATAAATAATTAGTACGTGTTTGGATAGAAGTCTTAAGACTGATAATAAGCGATTGACGTGTTTGGTAAAATAAAGTGCACTCCTAGGATTTTTCTCTTGGTCTCTATGAAACACTGAAGCCTTTTACAATACTGGATAATAGATCAATTTCTTGTTTACGAGGTATAAGTG carries:
- the LOC132636656 gene encoding arogenate dehydratase 2-like isoform X1 — encoded protein: MALNILLNIRCFGSQLGVTESISSKHCGVGCHGGKNGVLGGLFANFKVRSVEDESTSNSDSEMQRPVDQTETKLDKKFPKDLSSLPRPLSITEASSDGSKVRISFKGVPGAYSEEAALKAYPQCETVPCDEFEDAFKAVEQLLAEKAVLPIENSLSGSIHWNYDLLLRHRLHIVGEVQLAVNFCLLALPGVRMEHVKRVLSHPQALAHSDSFLSKLGVIRENVDDAAGAAQLLALKKMMDAGVVAGSRAAAIYGLNVLAESIQDNSDSITRFLVLARDPIIPSTDKSFKTSIVFSLEDGPGVPFKALAVFAVRDINLTKIESRPQRKQPLRVVDAFNTGTAKYFDYLFYIDFEASMAEPRVQYALGHLQVCNNNNVLLKSVKLRFPTCAYCLEKYEKDLNSLS
- the LOC132636656 gene encoding arogenate dehydratase/prephenate dehydratase 1, chloroplastic-like isoform X3, giving the protein MALNILLNIRCFGSQLGVTESISSKHCGVGCHGGKNGVLGGLFANFKVRSVEDESTSNSDSEMQRPVDQTETKLDKKFPKDLSSLPRPLSITEASSDGSKVRISFKGVPGAYSEEAALKAYPQCETVPCDEFEDAFKAVEQLLAEKAVLPIENSLSGSIHWNYDLLLRHRLHIVGEVQLAVNFCLLALPGVRMEHVKRVLSHPQALAHSDSFLSKLGVIRENVDDAAGAAQLLALKKMMDAGVVAGSRAAAIYGLNVLAESIQDNSDSITRFLVLARDPIIPSTDKSFKTSIVFSLEDGPGVPFKALAVFAVRDINLTKIESRPQRKQPLRVVDAFNTGTAKYFDYLFYIDFEASMAEPRVQYALGHLQEFVTFLRVLGCYPIDAVQ
- the LOC132636656 gene encoding arogenate dehydratase/prephenate dehydratase 1, chloroplastic-like isoform X2 → MALNILLNIRCFGSQLGVTESISSKHCGVGCHGGKNGVLGGLFANFKVRSVEDESTSNSDSEMQRPVDQTETKLDKKFPKDLSSLPRPLSITEASSDGSKVRISFKGVPGAYSEEAALKAYPQCETVPCDEFEDAFKAVEQLLAEKAVLPIENSLSGSIHWNYDLLLRHRLHIVGEVQLAVNFCLLALPGVRMEHVKRVLSHPQALAHSDSFLSKLGVIRENVDDAAGAAQLLALKKMMDAGVVAGSRAAAIYGLNVLAESIQDNSDSITRFLVLARDPIIPSTDKSFKTSIVFSLEDGPGVPFKALAVFAIESRPQRKQPLRVVDAFNTGTAKYFDYLFYIDFEASMAEPRVQYALGHLQVCNNNNVLLKSVKLRFPTCAYCLEKYEKDLNSLS